The region AGCCAGGGCACAACCCCAACGGAGGTGGAAACCAATCCCGAGGCGGCACCGACTCCTCCGGTCAACACTTCCGAGACACGGAGCAGCACTGGAAGCTTCGTGCCGCCCCGAGAGGTTTTCGCCACCAGCAAGCCGGCGTCGCCTTCTTCTGCAGCCGGAtggcaagaggaggaggcggcccgcCAGGCAGAAGAGCGCCGACttgaggaagaaaaggaacgCCAGCAGCAGGAGGAAAGGGAACGACAAGCAACGCAGTCTCACGCTGCGCTGCGAATCCAATCTCGCAAGATGCAGTGTGATCTGCTCTAGACCCAAGTCGACGGACATGACGTCTTTAAGACGCCCCAACAGAACGTCCGTGCGGCTATCGATCTACTCGGCGACATCATCCAGCAGCTTCCACAGCCGGATCTACCAGTGGTAGAAACCATAAACATTGTCAAGGCCATGGTGACTACTGTTGCGATCCAACACTCCCTCCAACGCATGACAGGTACCCCTGCCGCTCGTTCGGAGGCTCAGTCATCTAGATCTCCTAGGTCTCGAGCGAACGTCTCCCGGCAACCGACTGGTTCCCGACCGCATAGCGAAAGCAGAGCGTGCCGGCACTCCCCTGACTCGGCGTGGAGGAGAGACTCAGTCGAAAGACAACGTCGCATCGACGACGAGATTCGCTGACTGGATCGGCAACGCCAGGAGCTCAGGGCAGAGAAGCGACGTCTCAATCAGGAAAACTCTGCCGACCTCTGCCACAAGCTCGAACAACGACACCGGGAGGACCGTCGCCACGACCGAGACCACCGAAGTCATAGCCAGGCGTCTAAGCATCGGTCACACGAGAGCTCTGACACTGACATGACAGATGGAGTCCCGGCCTTCATCAAGAACTTAAGTCGGTTGACTTGGCCGACTGGTTTCAAGCCCACtggcattaaaaaaatatgacggCTCCACCAACCCGAAAGCATGGCTTACGGTATACTTCATGGCCATCCGGGCGACAGGAGGCGATACCAAAGCCAGGGCCAATTACTTACCGGTTGCCTTAGCTGATTCGGCCGGACATTGGTTCTCGGGGCTCCCCAAAAGGTCCATTGACTCATGGGCAGAGCTCCGCGAATGATTCATCGCCAATTTCTAGGGCACATATGAAAGGCCAAGGACAAAGTACGATCTGTACCAAGTCCAACAAAAGAAAGGCAAATCTCTACAGGCCTATATCAAAAGGTTCTCAGAGGTCCGCAACTCCATCCCCGACATAAAGGATGACGTGGTCATTGCCGTATTCCGAAAAGGAGTGCGCGATGAGCCATTCATCACTAAATTCACCAGGAAAGAGCCGACCACGGTCAAGGACCTTTTcgacatggctaactcctacGCAGCGGCCGCCAATGTGGTGTCCGCCTCACTTGGAGACAAACATGAGGAGAAAGGACAACCGTCAGGCaaaggaaaggagaaggagCACAAGAAGGACTTGGACTCATGGAAACGCAAGCCCGAGGAGCTGGTGGCCGTCACAGAACGACAGCCGATCTAGCGCCCCAAGATGTCTGATTATGACAAAGTCATGAACAGCAAGTGCCCTTGCCATCTGAAGTCCTACCTGGCCAAAGATTGTTTTGTTATGTGTCACTACGCAGAGCAATTAGCCAAAGACCAGTCGGGGGCCACTGGGCCAAGCAAGATGAAGCTCGCCGAAAAGAAAGACGACGACTTCTAGGATCCGCAAGCCGAGCTAAACCATATCTTTGGTGACCCGCTCGCAAACGAGTCCAAGCGGAAGTAGAAGCTCGCATCAAGGGAGATAAATAACACAACGGTGGATGTCCCCCAGTACCTCCGATAGTCAGAAGTCCCGATCACGTTCGACCGCTCGGATCACCCCGACCGAGTGGCTCACCCAGGGCGGTACCCACTGGTGCCAGCCCTAGTCGTCAAGAACATCAAGTTGAAACGCGTGCTCACCGATGGAGGAAGCGTCCTCAAATCCTCTTCGCCAAGACGCTCGATGACATGAAAAAACCGAGGTCGGAGCTACGCCCAAGCAATGCGCCCTTTCATAGGGTCATTCTTGGGCTATCGGCAACACCACTCGGGCAGATGAATCTTCCGGTtacctttggaacaaaggacAACTACCGAACTAAGAACATCTGCTTTGAAGTCGCTGACTTCGAGACGACGTACCATGCCATCATTGGCAGGCCCACGCTGGCAAAGTTCATGGTGGTTCCGCACTACACCTACCTCATGGTTAAGATGCCTGAACCACATGGCGTAATCACCCTGCGTAGCGACATCAAGCAGACCTTCAGCTGCGAGGCTAAAAGCTGCGAAATTGCTCAACAGGCTGAAGAGCAGGCCGGCCGGGAACAGATATGCGAAGCCTCGACTCGCAAGACGGAGGACGACGATCTACCATCTAAAAAGGCGGCAAATATCACCTCCAACGAGAAGAAGCAGATTGCCCTCGACCCCACCgacttgtctaaatttacatTCATAGGAACTCAATTAGATTCTAAATAGGAACTCGCGCTCGTCACTTTCCTCcgaaataataaagatatttttgcttggaaaccGTCTGATATGCCGGGAGTCCCTAGGGAAGTGATTGAGCACTCCTTGAATATAAAAGAAGACGGTAAGCTAGTTAAGCAGCGCCTTCGTCGCTTCACACAAGACACAGGACGCGATTAAGTAGGAGTTGACCAAACTGCTCGCAGCCGGCTTCATTAAAGAAGTCAAATACCCCG is a window of Oryza brachyantha chromosome 8, ObraRS2, whole genome shotgun sequence DNA encoding:
- the LOC107304728 gene encoding uncharacterized protein LOC107304728 produces the protein MNLPVTFGTKDNYRTKNICFEVADFETTYHAIIGRPTLAKFMVVPHYTYLMVKMPEPHGVITLRSDIKQTFSCEAKSCEIAQQAEEQAGREQICEASTRKTEDDDLPSKKAANITSNEKKQIALDPTDLSKFTFIGTQLDSK